In a genomic window of Branchiostoma floridae strain S238N-H82 chromosome 19, Bfl_VNyyK, whole genome shotgun sequence:
- the LOC118406903 gene encoding uncharacterized protein LOC118406903 has translation MDERNNASTEFIDKYAKKPRKRTSSTIAGPMWSILSGVLSALSATLLQLAAGVPLFHTIVVRCTVQLLAAVVVLWARGGSDFATVKRRTLPWLALRGLVAFIAFCANDYASTTLPLGEAIAIRQTSPIFTAFLGFLFFHEPVGGLEILLAGMCWLGVTLISSSQAADSHDDLNPDLTTKTLKVTVAIVGAMSAALAFLVVGKLSRRDKVSTNVLVFVRCLVTTVLSVGSNVVFFGGMGDVINMTGLNVILLVTSALCDLGSNFSLTKGLSMSKVASHSVILRNSNVLVSFLIQIVVFSDFPTMQSLAGAAVIVVSGVVTAVNSR, from the exons ATGGACGAAAGAAACAACGCCTCTACGGAATTTATAGACAAGTATGCCAAAAAGCCGAGGAAACGGACATCCAGCACTATAGCAGGCCCCATGTGGTCTATACTGTCGGGAGTCTTGTCGGCCCTGTCGGCCACGTTGCTACAGCTTGCCGCCGGAGTCCCTCTCTTCCACACGATCGTGGTCCGGTGCACCGTCCAACTCCTGGCGGCGGTGGTCGTGCTCTGGGCCCGAGGAGGATCCGACTTCGCCACGGTGAAAAGACGGACTCTACCCTGGTTGGCACTACGTGGTCTGGTGGCTTTTATAGCATTCTGTGCCAATGACTACGCCAGTACTACTTTACCCCTAG GAGAAGCCATCGCGATTCGCCAGACGAGCCCCATCTTCACAGCGTTCCTGGGTTTCCTGTTCTTCCACGAACCCGTCGGTGGCCTCGAAATCCTGCTGGCGGGCATGTGCTGGCTGGGAGTAACCCTAATCTCAAGTTCGCAAGCCGCAGATTCGCACGATGACCTTAACCCCGACTTAACGACGAAAACGTTGAAGGTCACGGTAGCGATCGTGGGGGCCATGTCAGCCGCTTTGGCTTTCTTAGTGGTTGGTAAGCTCTCAAGGAGGGACAAAGTCTCGACAAACGTCTTGGTTTTCGTCCGATGTCTTGTGACGACGGTCTTGTCGGTAGGGTCGAACGTGGTGTTCTTTGGCGGAATGGGTGACGTCATTAATATGACTGGGTTAAACGTCATCTTGCTGGTGACGTCAGCACTATGTG atcTTGGAAGTAACTTCTCCCTGACCAAAGGTTTATCCATGTCCAAGGTGGCCTCACACTCCGTCATCCTCCGGAACTCTAACGTTCTGGTCTCCTTTTTGATCCAG ATCGTGGTGTTCAGTGATTTCCCGACCATGCAGAGTCTGGCAGGCGCCGCCGTCATAGTTGTATCCGGTGTCGTCACCGCCGTCAACAGTAGATGA
- the LOC118406919 gene encoding uncharacterized protein LOC118406919: protein MASPVHDPLTSAVEMEERAGLINHTGSPSRSIPSSSPSSTAGLDNLARSPTASSRVGSDEAEVTSEVTSVDASEVFFSAPDLRTPESSGPHGLYMSDGIRRIDYVLSYSITDPNIEAERQRLRNEFEKNLEEEGLELERDWVDPRPVLGRFLHTLGNQSQRSFAKESYQPLPATHAPATIHPPHYQLAPLMPAPNYCLLFRGGIDS, encoded by the exons ATGGCCAGTCCTGTCCATGATCCTCTGACATCGGCTGTCGAGATGGAGGAAAGAGCTGGACTTATCAACCACACGG GGTCGCCTTCGAGAAGTATCCCATCATCCTCTCCTTCCTCAACGGCAGGGCTGGATAATCTGGCGAGGTCGCCCACCGCCAGCAGTAGGGTGGGGTCAGATGAGG CTGAGGTGACCAGTGAGGTGACGAGCGTAGATGCCAGCGAGGTTTTCTTCAGTGCGCCCGACCTGCGCACGCCAGAGAGCAGCGGCCCCCACGGGCTGTACATGTCGGACGGGATCCGGCGCATCGACTACGTGCTGTCGTATTCCATCACGGACCCGAACATCGAGGCGGAGAGACAGAGACTGAGGAATGAGTTCGAGAAAAATCTGGAAGAGGAGGGGTTGGAGCTGGAGAGGGACTGGGTGGACCCCAGACCAGTACTTGGTAGGTTCCTACATACCCTGGGaaaccaaagtcaaagaagctTTGCAAAGGAGAGTTACCAACCCCTGCCTGCTACACACGCGCCTGCAACTAtacacccgccccactaccagctggccccacttatgCCGGCCCCCAACTATTGCTTGCTTTTTCGTGGAGGCATTGATAGTTGA